The segment CTGTTTCGGGCCCTCGAGCAAGCTGAGGTCCAGATTGAAGAACAGTCTGTGAAGCTGATGTTGATGACTTGTTGCCTTCAGGAGTCACTGATTGCTTATCAGTGACCCagcagatgtctgtctgacatgctCTGTCAACTTTGCTCTGTGAAGAGGTAACAGCAGCAGAGTAAGAGTGAGAAGCTGACTGAATTGGGTGAGTCTGAGTTGTCAGTAATTTTATTGCctctgaaaaagaaatattatttgtataCTTCAGTTTGATAATCTGGGATTGCTTCTGAAAGAATGGACAGGATTTTGAAGAAGAGAAGTGGTCACCGTTGCAGTTAGCACACTTGATATCGTCTGTACAGGTATCCATACTTTCATGAGTTTTGCTGCAACGACAGCATGTTGGAGATTTAGTGCAGGACCTGGCCccgtgtccaaacttctgacagttatAACAACGGAGTGGAGTCGGTATGTACACATCGACTTCAATGTTGAAATAACCAGCCTTAATTGATGATGGTACTTTTGGTAAGGCAAAGGTAAGGAGATATGTTGTCGTTTGAACAATCCTGTCTTGCTCCTTCCTAGTAAATCTCTTCACAGATGTTACTCCTTGAGACTTCAGCTCTATCGCTATCTCATCCTCggacatgtcagacagacatctagTGCGATCACGGATTACACCTCTACAAGAATTTAGAGATTTGTGTACCGAGACAGAAATTTCAGTGGTTCCAAAATGGCTTGCTTTGAGTAAATTGATAGACTGTTGACGTCTTGAACATTCAACCAGCAGGGATCCATTTCGTAAACGCGATACGTTCTTAACATCTCCACAAATCCCTTTAACAGCTTTAGAAACAACAAAAGGATTAATCTTAAGGGGTGTATCATTAATTCCATTGACCACCAGAAACCGCGGCCATGAGTCAGCATTATCCTGTGAGACACTGTCATCATCAGATGAAATGATTTCTGTATCTAGATGCCTTCTTTTACTTTTCGATCGTGAACCAGTGTATTGTAAGGTTGCCATAATATGGAAAAAGATTcaacatccctgctccccacccaccatggagtgtcaacaaggacggtgtcgaaGTGGAAGCCACCTACAagcaccagggttacagggatgctatactccagcaaaagagACACAGGTAGCTACAATAGTCAAACAGAGTGAAAGTAAGGCTGGTTCCGCCCTAGACATTTACCTGATGACAAGTAGAACCCGGAGGTCaataatgccagattggcccatgagccaccgccttctggcacaggactcgaGGCAAATTTATGTTACAATCATTTCTGTACTAGAAATCAAGATGACCAATACCCAATAAGATAAATGTGCAAAACAAAAttgctatgcacagggcatggcgtgaccagccgattgatagaatcgggccgattctaccacccgtctaggtgaagtaagggccaaagtggtgtgttgagcaacaggaacacggctccaggctcctactgccctcaaccaccagactaccgtcctccaccgacgcgggacgcaacccacggcaaacaggttgcccaattcggtcgctccttgcgaccagcaatggggtgctatggacctatttgacccgggtccacacgggggtttgaacagctcttagcgttacccagcacccaccaagaGGAGGTGGCTGTTCACGGGTGCCAACCAGAAATAAGGCAACTGTTGTAAatccagaatcccacatgatGATTGTGCGCTGGTTTCCAACCTGTGTGAAAGCTGACTGGAGAGAGCAAGACTATGTATCATAATGACATGTGATCCAGTCGTCTAAGTTGCAGCTATTCGCGGtgtagagttgcgtcccttgagcACACCTATGAAACCTATGAGTTTTGTTTCGGATCCTGGTTTGCTATAAGTTCGTTTCTAGGTTTGTCGCCACCACGTTTCTTTCACCATAATGGTAAAGTTTGAGCCCTCCTACATTGATCTAACGACGTGATGTAAgcggaatactgctaaaagcggctttaaCTAATTAGCTCATAACTCAATTTTCCTCTGAACCTTAGCTACAGTGCGCTGTGCAGCTTTACACAGGTTAGACACTCCACAAGACCCGTGTTTTTTATCATGATTCATAACTCCCCTTGGAAGGAGCCACTCAACCCCACTGGGCACCCAAGCTGGCAATCAGCTCATTTAATGGGTATAACCTGTCAGGGGCATTGTACATGTGGGTATTTGGTTCAGCGGAGGTCAGAGGGTAGCAGAGAGGGAAGGGGAATGAAGTTAGTTATAATGGTAATATAGTAATAGTCCGCTTATATGGAGctcatatccaggcacattGCTTGCTCATGGCACAATGTACATTACTAACCTCCAGTCAAAGGACGCTATCATACTTCCCAATGCTTCTTCAGCTCactggggatcatacagctaTGCTGTCTCGTAGACACAATGAACTGAACACTCACAGTACCAGCACATGCCCACGGGCacccattttacagctgggtgaactgacACAATGTGGATCTAGAAACCTCGTCTAAGAGTGCTACGCAAGTGTGCCCACCTTGGGACCTGAACCAAGGTGCCTCCACCAGGGAGGAGACCCgtgtagaatatgtcttcaggGGTCGAATATGTcgtctgcaacccatgcttccaacaaaaggcgactatgcttgtcgtaagaggcgactaacgcgattGAGAAGTAGGGCTcgttgaattggttgacacgtcattggttccaaaATGcgaaggtcgatgctcatgctattgatcaccgaattgtctggtcttactcttgattatttacatgccgtcgccatatagctgaaattttGCTCAATGAATGCATATAAAGAAGCGCCTTCATTTACACTTTTAACTCAAGCGATACTACGATACTTAAACTTCCATATGTATCGCGACAGGGTATGGATTTGACTTCAGCAATGAAATACCCACATTTAAATTGTGTCGAAATATGATCAGTTCGGTGCAGAAATTCACGAAAGATTCGTCTTCAGAAAGTATTATGCATTGTAAGTGTATAATCGATCGAAAGCTTCATTTCATCGTTCCCTgaatacgtagatcgatgctcatggcatcaaccactgggttgtttggtccagacgaCGTTTTTCAAAGACTATTGTTGTATGAGCGTGTCTTTCGATACCAGGGAAACAAATACGTCATTGTCTAAGGTGTCGTTGGAGGAAAGTTGTATTTCTCAGAAGCAAGCAAACTCTTTAGTGTGTgagcgagttgggttttacgccgcctttagcaatattccagcaatattgtggCGGGAGACATTAGGAATGGATCGAAACGTGGCCTCCGAcatgacaagccaatgctttaaccataggGCTACCACGCCGCCCCGACGATCTCATTAAGAGACGGCAACCTATTATTgttatataaaaacaatattcattcgCCATGACACTATTATGAGAGACTCTTATCTTTTCCAAGGTAAATTCCTATAAGACGTTTCACGCTAATGATCTATTTACTGCACTATGACCAGTGCAACGTCGGCACAGTGGTTTTGTGTCTAGCTACAGTGCATTCAGGGACTTCAGATGAAACTGATCATTGAGGTATAACTGTGTTCCAAATGTCATGTTTAATGCTGATTTTGGTAGGACAACTGTTCCAATGAATGAGAAAGTTCGAATTCTAATCCTATATCCTGCTTAGGTTAGTTGTGTCTAGGTGAATTGCCCCCTTATCCCCTATCGTCATACCAGTCATACGCTTAGGGTGGATGGACCCTCACTCTTTGTCATTACTTCATACACTGATGCACATTGTGAAATCGGTTACcacatgttacagtcagattgtgaaaccagtcatttcgtgaaatgactaaaaatgccggtcatttcgtgaaataacTAAGAGGGCGAGCCATTTCATGTCATTTAGTGTAACAACAACCAGTACACAGTTATTGTCTGGTGTGGCTGCTTTCGACACTGCAAGTGTCAAAGTGTCAAAATGACGCAAAATGGCTGGCCCTCTTAGTCATTTTACGAAATGACTGATTGCACaacctgactgtaacatatacaatGTACCATAGCGTCTTTCTGATtagtcatatatttacaacttaAATCCCAGATAGGGAATTCTTTAGAAGCTGACACGGTTCCAGTTTGATATTAGTTTTGCTGAGCCTTTGATGAGGCCGCCATTTTGATCATAAATGGATCTAACAAAACATGTGGCAAATGTTTTGTAGATTCCTTTGGCCTAATTTGTGGTATGATGTTGATAAAACTTTGCAGCATCTATCATTTCTACGAAACGGATGGCAAAATACCAACTGTACCATTAAAAACATTCCGAACTTTGAAGAGACATTCAGCAGTGTCATAATTGATCAGGTTGGTCCTTTACATATCGTTTGGGATGAGGCCCATGGCCAGAATACCGCACTGTCATTATTCTACAGGATTCTGAAAACTCCATGACTTGACCCATTCcgttcccacagaggttacttgtcatatcttcctacgaacctctgttctaatacggccatatttcgcagttctcataaaatcccttAGCGGCAAAATATgtcagatttatctccctttttatctgtccaatcagaacacgtgttacat is part of the Haliotis asinina isolate JCU_RB_2024 chromosome 6, JCU_Hal_asi_v2, whole genome shotgun sequence genome and harbors:
- the LOC137286751 gene encoding uncharacterized protein, which produces MSEDEIAIELKSQGVTSVKRFTRKEQDRIVQTTTYLLTFALPKVPSSIKAGYFNIEVDVYIPTPLRCYNCQKFGHGARSCTKSPTCCRCSKTHESMDTCTDDIKCANCNGDHFSSSKSCPFFQKQSQIIKLKYTNNISFSEAIKLLTTQTHPIQSASHSYSAAVTSSQSKVDRACQTDICWVTDKQSVTPEGNKSSTSASQTVLQSGPQLARGPETVENSQNSVKLTNKEKKQSKKKGSRTLKHVEVPSPLTSPVEVHNNFEPLDMEVTPSPTTQRRGSSSRSRSPVQPP